Proteins encoded by one window of Haematobia irritans isolate KBUSLIRL chromosome 2, ASM5000362v1, whole genome shotgun sequence:
- the LOC142227475 gene encoding zinc finger MYM-type protein 1-like, protein MFFPSIQEALSISLAQPCTTATIERTFSTLRRVKTWLRSTMIESRLNGLCLMSVHRKLLIENEEKFIEEVLNLFAADKRRLIF, encoded by the exons ATGTTTTTTCCGTCCATACAAGAAGCTCTAAGTATTTCCTTAGCTCAACCATGTACTACCGCAACAATTGAAAGAACTTTCAGCACATTACGTAGGGTTAAGACCTGGTTACGTTCTACAATGATAGAGTCAAGATTAAATG ggCTATGTCTAATGAGCGTACATAGAAAACTATTGATTGAAAATGAAGAAAAGTTCATTGAGGAAGTATTAAATCTATTCGCAGCCGACAAGAGaagattaatattttaa